The DNA segment ATCCGGATCCAGGCCTCGGCCCGGGCGGTGACCGGGGCGCTGATCCAGGCCCTCGCTTCGGCCGTCGTCGTGATCCTGGTCTTCCTCTCCGTGCTCTGGCGCCATCCGGGCGACGTCTCGCTCGTGATGCTTCCGCTCCTCTTCGCGGGGGTCTCGACCGGCGCGTCGATGGTGCTGCTCGACATCCCCTTCAACTTCGCGGACGTGATCGTATTGCCGCTCCTGCTCGGGATCGGCGTCGACTCGGGGATCCACATGGTCCATCGCGCGCGGATTCGTGAAGACGCGGACGCGTCGCTCCTCTCGACGAGCACCGCTCGCGCGGTCGTCTTCAGCGCGACCACGACGATCGCGAGCTTCGGCACCCTCGCCCTGGTTCCGCATCGCGGCATGGCGAACCTCGGTCAGCTCCTGGTGGTCGGCGTCGGCTGGACGGTGCTGGCGAATCTCGTCCTGCTCCCGGCGCTCCTCGAGCTGCGCGAGCGCCGGGCCCGCGCGTGACGGGCGGCGCCGACGAGCTCACCCTCGTTCTGGTCCTCGCCGCTGCGCTCATGCACGCGAGCTGGAACGCGGTCGCGAAGGCGAGCGGCGATCCCCTGGTCAACATCGCGGTCATCACCGTGACCGGCGGCGTGATTGCGCTCCCCTTCATGGCCTGGTTCCCCTGGCCTTCCGACGAGACCTGGCGGTGGCTCCTGATCTCGGGCGTGATCCACTTTCTCTATCAGCTGAATCTGGCGCGCATGTACCGGCTCGGCGATCTCAGCCAGGTCTACCCGATTGCTCGGGGGCTCGCGCCGCTCGGCGTCGCCGCGATGGGGGCCCTCTTCGTCGACGAACGCCTCGCCTGGAATCAGGTTCTCGGCCTCGTGTTGAGCGCGGCGGCGATCGGGGTCCTCGGTCGTTCGGGTGGCCGTGGCGGCCAACGGGCGCGGGGCGTCGGGACGGCCCTCTTCGTCGCCGTGTTGATCGGGCTCTACACCTACTCGGACGGGCGAGGCGTTCGCTCGGTCGAGAACCCGCTCCTCTACATCGCCTGGACCTGCTTCATGAGCAGTCTCCCCTTCGGTCTGTACACGGCGGTCGTCCGGCGGCAGACCGTCGTCGATTCACTTCGCCGCGGTGGAGCGCGCGCCGTCGCGGGCGGGGTCCTCGCGACGGTCGGCTATGGGATCGCGCTCTGGGCGATGGCCCGCACGCCGCTCGCCCTCGTGGCCTCGCTCCGCGAGGCGAGTGTCCTCTTCGCAGCGCTGATCGGCGCGTTCGTGCTACGCGAATCCTTCGGACGGATCCGCATCCTCGCGTCCGCCGTCCTCGTGGTGGGACTCGTGCTGGTTCAACTCGCTTCGGGCTGATCGGGTCGGGCGCGTCTATCCTGCGCGCATGACGAAGAGCGCTGCCGACGTGTCCTCCGATTCCGTCGCCTCCCTCGATGCGATCCTCGAGCGCCTCGACGGCGGTTTCGAGGAGAGGATCGAGGAGCTCGTGACGCTCGCGAAGATTCCGAGCGTCTCGGCGGCGGGCTATCCCGCCTCCGAGGTCGCGCGATCCGCGGAGGCCGTGGCGGAGCTCCTCG comes from the bacterium genome and includes:
- a CDS encoding EamA family transporter, with the protein product MTGGADELTLVLVLAAALMHASWNAVAKASGDPLVNIAVITVTGGVIALPFMAWFPWPSDETWRWLLISGVIHFLYQLNLARMYRLGDLSQVYPIARGLAPLGVAAMGALFVDERLAWNQVLGLVLSAAAIGVLGRSGGRGGQRARGVGTALFVAVLIGLYTYSDGRGVRSVENPLLYIAWTCFMSSLPFGLYTAVVRRQTVVDSLRRGGARAVAGGVLATVGYGIALWAMARTPLALVASLREASVLFAALIGAFVLRESFGRIRILASAVLVVGLVLVQLASG